A genomic segment from Microbacterium sp. SORGH_AS_0428 encodes:
- a CDS encoding Pls/PosA family non-ribosomal peptide synthetase, producing the protein MLSDAQAVLDRSAQAPAPRTLVDILRESAGRHPEASAIDDGSGALSYAELLARVGRTAARLIAAGVRPGDRVGVRMPSGSKDLYVAILGVLVAGAAYVPVDADDPDERARLVFGEARVAGVIGGGGVYVASEGSTSAVELNDGDAPHPSTRAFDAVPVVTAEDDAWIIFTSGSTGVPKGVAVSHRSAAAFVDAEARMFLQDAPLGPGDRVLAGLSVAFDASCEEMWLAWRHGACLVPAPRSLVRSGEDLAPWLIRQGITAVSTVPTLAAMWPAEAIENVRLLIFGGEACPPELAARLQAEGREVWNTYGPTEATVVACGSLMDGSAPVRIGLPLDGWMLAVVDTDGARVGEGEIGELIIGGVGLARYLDPLKDAEKYAPMPSLGWERAYRSGDLVRFESAGLVFQGRADDQVKVGGRRIELGEVESALQELPGVHTAAAAVRHSEAGVSVLVGYLVLEPGAELDRAEARARLAESLPAAIVPLLAVVDELPVRTSGKVDRGGLPWPLPGVETPPSGLDPAEAWLAEQWHAVLGVAVPGRKADFFDLGGGSLAAAQLVSRIRARVPEFAVADIYDMPRLSAMAKALGPFLPEEEGGEYRRPEPTPRATQWLQTLAGAPLFILSGVRWLLYILTAGSVLSLFPGFGALPTAPVWLLVIGWLLFATPFGRMALAAASARALLAGLRPGDYPRGGAVHLRVWLAEQIADQVDAVGLAGAPWITYYARALGARIGRDVDLHTLPPVTGMLEVGDGASIEPEVDLRGYWIDGDLLRVGAIRIGAAATIGARSTLAPGTRIGQRAEIAPGSAVFGRVRAAQTWAGSPAVRVGAVASDWPAGRPPTPHRWVWAYGASALALALLPVFAILCGAVVLALGVQGAPSLPAAFGAAMSWLAPAVLVCGLVLAGVVVVAVRLLSIGLAEGTYPVRSRVAWQAWTIERLLDASRIILFPLYSSLFTPVWLRMLGARVGRDVEASTVLLLPPLARIEDGAFLADDTMVASYELHAGWMRLGTVRIGKRAFLGNSGMAAPGHRVPRDGLVAVLSSAPRKAKPGSSWLGSPAVRLRRAVAEADESRTYRPTPPLRLARALWELCRFVPVVVTCAIGLSVLFALAGLTVWLGWLGALLLSGIVLLAAGAAAAAITVVAKWTIVGPIRAGEQPLWSSFVWRTEVVDTFTEMVAAMWFARGAVGTPALAVWLRAMGARIGTGVWCDSYWLPEPDLVTLGDGATVNRGCVVQTHLFHDRIMSMDTVELEPGATLGPHSVILPAAVIGADATVGPASLVMRGEAVPVGTRWSGNPIGPWRAVKVRAYQSTS; encoded by the coding sequence ATGCTCTCCGACGCACAGGCCGTTCTGGACCGATCCGCCCAGGCCCCGGCGCCCCGCACCCTGGTGGACATCCTCCGCGAGAGCGCCGGGCGCCATCCTGAGGCGTCGGCGATCGACGACGGTTCGGGCGCCCTGAGCTACGCAGAGCTGCTGGCCCGCGTCGGGCGCACCGCTGCGCGCCTGATCGCCGCGGGTGTGCGCCCCGGCGATCGGGTCGGCGTGCGTATGCCCTCGGGATCGAAGGATCTGTACGTCGCGATCCTCGGGGTGCTGGTCGCGGGAGCTGCGTACGTGCCCGTGGATGCGGACGACCCGGACGAGCGTGCGCGCCTCGTGTTCGGTGAGGCGCGGGTGGCCGGTGTCATCGGTGGCGGCGGTGTGTACGTCGCGTCCGAGGGGTCGACGTCCGCTGTGGAGCTCAATGACGGGGACGCCCCGCATCCGTCGACGCGCGCGTTCGACGCGGTTCCCGTCGTGACGGCGGAGGACGACGCCTGGATCATTTTCACCTCAGGATCGACGGGTGTGCCGAAGGGGGTGGCGGTGAGCCACCGGTCCGCCGCGGCCTTCGTGGATGCCGAGGCGCGCATGTTCCTTCAGGACGCACCGCTCGGTCCGGGCGACCGGGTGCTGGCGGGCCTGTCGGTCGCTTTCGACGCCTCCTGCGAGGAGATGTGGCTGGCATGGCGCCATGGCGCCTGTCTCGTGCCCGCTCCTCGCTCGCTCGTGCGCTCGGGGGAGGATCTCGCACCGTGGCTGATCCGTCAGGGGATCACCGCCGTCTCGACGGTGCCGACGCTGGCGGCGATGTGGCCGGCGGAGGCCATCGAGAATGTCCGGCTGCTCATCTTCGGCGGGGAGGCGTGCCCGCCCGAACTGGCTGCGCGCCTGCAGGCCGAAGGACGCGAGGTGTGGAACACGTACGGCCCGACCGAGGCGACCGTGGTGGCCTGCGGCTCTCTCATGGACGGCTCGGCTCCGGTGCGGATCGGACTGCCGCTGGACGGCTGGATGCTCGCCGTGGTGGATACCGATGGCGCGCGTGTGGGCGAGGGGGAGATCGGGGAGCTGATCATCGGCGGCGTCGGCCTGGCGCGCTACCTCGATCCGCTGAAGGACGCGGAGAAGTACGCGCCCATGCCCTCCCTGGGGTGGGAGCGCGCCTACCGCTCGGGTGACCTCGTCCGCTTCGAGAGCGCGGGACTCGTGTTCCAGGGCCGGGCCGATGACCAGGTGAAGGTCGGGGGGCGGCGGATCGAACTGGGCGAGGTCGAGTCCGCGCTGCAGGAGCTCCCGGGGGTGCACACCGCGGCGGCGGCGGTGCGACACAGCGAGGCGGGCGTCTCCGTGCTGGTGGGTTATCTCGTTCTCGAGCCGGGTGCCGAGCTCGACCGTGCCGAGGCGAGAGCCCGTCTGGCCGAGAGCCTCCCGGCGGCGATCGTGCCGTTGCTCGCCGTCGTCGACGAGCTGCCTGTCCGGACGTCGGGAAAGGTCGACCGGGGCGGGTTGCCGTGGCCGCTGCCGGGCGTCGAGACGCCGCCGTCGGGGCTCGATCCCGCCGAAGCGTGGCTGGCGGAACAGTGGCATGCGGTGCTGGGAGTTGCGGTCCCCGGGCGGAAGGCGGACTTCTTCGACCTCGGCGGCGGCTCGCTGGCCGCTGCGCAGCTCGTGTCCCGCATCCGTGCACGCGTGCCGGAGTTCGCCGTCGCCGACATCTACGACATGCCCCGTCTGTCGGCGATGGCCAAGGCGCTCGGGCCGTTCCTGCCCGAAGAGGAGGGCGGCGAGTACCGGCGCCCCGAACCCACGCCGCGTGCGACGCAGTGGCTGCAGACGCTGGCGGGAGCGCCGCTGTTCATCCTGTCCGGCGTGCGATGGCTGCTCTACATCCTCACCGCGGGGAGCGTCCTCAGCCTCTTCCCCGGTTTCGGCGCCCTCCCGACCGCCCCGGTGTGGCTGCTCGTGATCGGGTGGCTGCTGTTCGCGACGCCGTTCGGGCGGATGGCGCTCGCGGCCGCATCCGCGCGTGCCCTGCTCGCGGGGCTTCGCCCGGGGGACTATCCGCGAGGCGGTGCGGTGCACCTGCGTGTGTGGCTGGCGGAGCAGATCGCCGACCAGGTGGATGCGGTCGGTCTCGCCGGCGCCCCCTGGATCACCTACTACGCCCGTGCGCTGGGGGCCCGGATCGGCCGAGATGTCGATCTGCACACGCTGCCTCCCGTCACCGGGATGCTCGAGGTGGGCGACGGAGCGTCGATCGAGCCCGAGGTGGATCTGCGCGGTTACTGGATCGATGGCGACCTCCTGCGCGTGGGTGCCATCCGCATCGGCGCCGCGGCGACCATCGGCGCACGCAGCACCCTCGCTCCGGGCACGCGCATCGGCCAGCGCGCGGAGATCGCCCCCGGTTCCGCCGTCTTCGGGCGGGTGCGTGCGGCGCAGACCTGGGCCGGGTCTCCCGCGGTCCGTGTGGGCGCGGTCGCGTCGGATTGGCCAGCCGGACGGCCGCCTACGCCGCACCGCTGGGTGTGGGCGTACGGCGCATCGGCACTGGCGCTCGCCCTGCTCCCGGTGTTCGCCATCCTCTGCGGTGCGGTCGTCCTGGCCCTCGGCGTGCAGGGGGCCCCGTCGTTGCCGGCCGCCTTCGGTGCGGCGATGTCATGGCTCGCGCCGGCCGTGCTCGTGTGCGGTCTCGTGCTGGCCGGCGTCGTCGTGGTCGCCGTGCGCCTGCTCTCGATCGGTCTCGCCGAGGGAACGTACCCCGTGCGCAGCCGGGTGGCGTGGCAGGCGTGGACGATCGAGCGCCTCCTGGATGCGTCGCGCATCATCCTCTTCCCGCTCTACTCGAGCTTGTTCACGCCCGTGTGGCTCCGCATGCTGGGGGCCCGCGTCGGGCGCGACGTCGAGGCGTCGACGGTGCTCCTGCTGCCCCCGCTGGCCCGGATCGAGGACGGCGCCTTCCTCGCCGACGACACGATGGTCGCCTCCTACGAGCTGCACGCCGGGTGGATGCGGCTGGGCACCGTCCGCATCGGCAAGCGCGCCTTCCTCGGTAATTCCGGAATGGCGGCACCGGGGCATCGCGTGCCCCGCGACGGTCTGGTGGCGGTGCTGTCGTCGGCGCCGCGCAAGGCGAAGCCCGGGTCGTCCTGGCTCGGCTCGCCCGCGGTGCGCCTGCGCCGCGCCGTCGCCGAAGCGGATGAGTCGCGCACCTACCGCCCGACGCCGCCTCTGCGCCTCGCGCGGGCACTCTGGGAGCTGTGCCGCTTCGTCCCGGTGGTCGTGACCTGTGCGATCGGGCTGTCGGTGCTGTTCGCGCTGGCCGGGCTCACGGTCTGGCTCGGCTGGCTGGGGGCGCTCCTCCTGTCGGGGATCGTGCTGCTGGCGGCGGGGGCTGCCGCGGCAGCGATCACCGTGGTCGCGAAGTGGACGATCGTCGGCCCCATCCGTGCCGGCGAGCAGCCCCTCTGGTCCAGCTTCGTCTGGCGGACGGAAGTCGTCGACACGTTCACCGAGATGGTGGCGGCGATGTGGTTCGCACGTGGCGCCGTCGGCACACCCGCACTGGCGGTGTGGCTGCGGGCGATGGGTGCGCGCATCGGCACCGGCGTCTGGTGCGATTCCTACTGGCTCCCCGAACCGGATCTGGTCACGCTCGGCGACGGCGCGACGGTCAACCGGGGCTGCGTCGTGCAGACGCACCTGTTCCATGATCGAATCATGAGCATGGACACCGTAGAGCTCGAGCCCGGAGCGACGCTGGGCCCGCACAGCGTGATCCTGCCCGCCGCCGTCATCGGCGCCGACGCGACCGTGGGACCCGCATCCCTCGTGATGCGCGGCGAGGCGGTGCCGGTCGGCACCCGCTGGAGCGGCAATCCCATCGGCCCCTGGCGTGCGGTCAAGGTGCGCGCGTACCAGTCCACCTCGTGA
- a CDS encoding M1 family metallopeptidase: MTGDAYAPRSGDVTYDVVSYDLDLDYRVRTNRLSGTATIVATASTDLRGVRLDLIGMRVTRVRVDDATPAVQRQNAQHLQIGFGRDVAAGETFTLEVRYEGSPAPRRSPWGTIGWEELTDGALVANQPTGASTWFPCNDRPGDRARMRMRIATDREYTAVAVGTRILDQVQGRRRIAEYVCDVPTATYLAAVQIGRYGRTEIDAPVPVELWAPAPLRAPAAAAFSDLPQMMAAFAERFGPYPQSQYRVVVTADDLEIPLESQGMAVFGGNHLDAASERLVAHELAHQWFGNSVGIARWQDIWLNEGFACYAEWLWSEASGGPDADSCARAHLRQLAAEPQDLVIADPGAALLFDDRVYKRGALALHALRLHLGDTAFFELLRSWTAAHRHGLVVTDDFRALLDDDSAAVLSSWIDRAPLPRLARR, from the coding sequence GTGACCGGCGACGCCTACGCACCGCGAAGCGGCGACGTCACCTACGACGTCGTCTCCTACGACCTCGACCTCGACTACCGGGTTCGCACCAACCGTCTGAGCGGCACCGCGACGATCGTGGCGACCGCGTCGACCGACCTGCGCGGCGTGAGGCTGGATCTCATCGGGATGCGCGTCACCCGGGTTCGTGTCGACGACGCGACGCCCGCGGTGCAGCGTCAGAACGCGCAGCATCTGCAGATCGGATTCGGACGCGACGTCGCCGCGGGGGAGACGTTCACGCTCGAGGTGCGCTACGAAGGCTCGCCCGCGCCGAGACGTTCGCCGTGGGGCACCATCGGCTGGGAAGAGCTGACCGACGGAGCTCTCGTGGCGAACCAGCCCACGGGCGCGTCGACCTGGTTCCCCTGCAACGACCGTCCCGGCGATCGCGCCCGGATGCGGATGAGGATCGCCACCGACCGCGAGTACACCGCCGTCGCGGTGGGCACCCGCATCCTCGATCAGGTGCAGGGGCGCCGTCGCATCGCGGAATACGTCTGCGACGTTCCCACCGCGACGTATCTGGCGGCGGTGCAGATCGGCCGGTACGGGCGCACGGAGATCGACGCCCCCGTGCCGGTCGAGCTCTGGGCGCCGGCACCGCTGCGGGCGCCGGCCGCCGCGGCCTTCTCCGACCTCCCGCAGATGATGGCGGCGTTCGCCGAGCGGTTCGGGCCGTACCCGCAGAGCCAGTACCGCGTGGTGGTGACGGCGGACGACCTCGAGATCCCGCTCGAGTCGCAGGGCATGGCGGTGTTCGGTGGGAATCACCTGGATGCGGCGAGCGAGCGACTCGTGGCGCATGAGCTCGCCCACCAGTGGTTCGGCAACAGCGTGGGTATCGCGCGCTGGCAGGACATCTGGCTCAACGAGGGTTTCGCCTGCTACGCCGAGTGGCTGTGGTCGGAGGCATCGGGCGGACCGGATGCCGACTCCTGCGCGCGTGCCCATCTGCGGCAGCTCGCGGCCGAGCCGCAGGACCTGGTGATCGCCGATCCGGGGGCGGCTCTGCTGTTCGATGACCGGGTCTACAAACGCGGCGCGCTCGCGCTGCACGCCCTGAGGCTGCACCTGGGCGATACGGCGTTCTTCGAGCTGCTGCGCTCCTGGACCGCAGCCCACCGGCACGGCCTGGTCGTCACCGACGACTTCCGCGCCCTGCTCGACGACGATTCGGCGGCAGTGCTCAGCTCGTGGATCGATCGGGCTCCGCTGCCTCGGCTTGCGCGACGCTGA